TGAGACCGACGGGTTCAGCTCCGGCTCCATACCCGGAGGCACTTCCTCGTAGCCACCAACCCAGTGCGACTGAGACCAGTTTACGCCGTTGTCAACAGAACGCTTGGCAAGAATGGTAAAAGTGGGGTAGTAGATTATTCCATTTTGCCATGCCACATACACTTTTGAACCGGATACGCAGATGGAGGGTGTATATTGACGGGGGGCGTAGGGGCTCTTTCCCCCAACCTCATAGTATCCGATAGCCTCTATATTCCCCCAGGTTACACCATTATCTGTGCTTCTGCGGAAATATATTATCGGGTGGTCGTCATATCCCTGGGGAGAATGCTGTTCCCATACTACATAAACATAAGGAGCATTAGCAGCGATACAGGGTTTTTCAGCCCAACCTGGGGTCATAGGGTCGCTGATTCGCTGTTGGGGTTTCCAAGAATCCGCGGTTCCATAATAAGTGTTGCGGCGGAGGTATATCTGGGGTCTATCAGAGGTTTCGTAGTCATCCTGCCACACCGCAAAGACATAGTTTGATGATGCGGCAACTGAAGGAAGCGCAGCGCTGCCGGTATAAGTAAGCCGATATAGCGCCATAGGAGGCTCTTCATCCAGCGAACTACGTTTATATTCTTCATTCTTATAGTAAACATCGCCCTCCTCGTCCTGAAACTGTGCTTCCTCGGTTTCCACCCATACATAGTGAACCCGAAAGTAACGCTGGTCAACATCAGGACCAGCAACATTTGATACCACTACTCGAGGTCGACGGGTTTTAGAAGCGATGCGTTCTTGAGGGAGCCACTCCATTCCGTTATTAGTGGTGCGCCTGGATTCAATACTGTATCGGT
Above is a genomic segment from candidate division WOR-3 bacterium containing:
- a CDS encoding FlgD immunoglobulin-like domain containing protein produces the protein MRVTNNERYDFLSSNNAWCIQYNSSYSTIHVVYLTDSVRGTGSMWNVIHKAYNAANNSLLYMHVLTDPYAPVDLPEALSLALLRTSEHLNACWIEEDTTDRYSIESRRTTNNGMEWLPQERIASKTRRPRVVVSNVAGPDVDQRYFRVHYVWVETEEAQFQDEEGDVYYKNEEYKRSSLDEEPPMALYRLTYTGSAALPSVAASSNYVFAVWQDDYETSDRPQIYLRRNTYYGTADSWKPQQRISDPMTPGWAEKPCIAANAPYVYVVWEQHSPQGYDDHPIIYFRRSTDNGVTWGNIEAIGYYEVGGKSPYAPRQYTPSICVSGSKVYVAWQNGIIYYPTFTILAKRSVDNGVNWSQSHWVGGYEEVPPGMEPELNPSVSAEGDVLYVVWCDYRPGAPSREVYYWKIDTWTDGSSGGGVQAISSLTVPIEELSVNPNPVTNCVTVAFHINQTAPVKIGVYDRTGRLVSIVADANLPPGKHDIVWHCTDLNGNRLDKGIYLLRVLAGGFSSCNKLTVIR